ATCATTATCTCTGTTTTCCGTTATAATGGAGTATCTCTGGGAAAGGAGAATAAACGATGGATTTTCATATTGAATCATTAATTAAGCTATTAGTGGCCATGCTGTTCGGGCTGTTCATCGGGATTGACCGACAGATCAAGCAGAAACCGCTGGGGATTCGGACCAGTATGGTCATAAGCATCGCCTCTTGTCTTGTAACAGTAGTGTCTATTCATGCCTTTGATAAGTTTGCAGGACCAGAGCATCCGAATATGGATCCGATGCGACTGGCTGCACAGATTGTCAGTGGGATAGGGTTCTTGGGTGCTGGTGTTATATTACGAAGAGGCGGAGATGCGATATCAGGTCTCACTTCGGCAGCACTTATCTGGACAGCTTCTGGAATTGGTATAGCTGTGGGCGCAGGCTTCTATATTGAAGCAGCCTATGCGGTTATTCTTCTGATGTTTGCGGTGAATTTGGTTCCTCATTTAATTCGCTCCATTGGTCCTGAAGTACTTAATAAGCACGAAGTTTCGGTTAGAATCATCATGGAAGCCAATTTTGTGCTTACTGAAGTGATCCAAAAAATCGAGCGGCCTCAAGTTAGTACTCAACGAAGTACTAGAAGTCCATCTCGGGCAATCCGCAGAATGAAAATTAAGGATTTGGAAGATGGAAGACAAATGATCGATATGGTGATTTCAGCACCGGATAAAGATTATGCAACAGAGATCTATTATGATGTGAAGAAAATTGATCATGTCATGAGCGTTGAAGTGGAACAGCTGTAAAAAAGGACATGTCACGTCATGACCAGATGTGGTAATCTATCAAGTAGAGACAATTATCAGACACTGGAAGGGAGAACACATTATTATGTCTATCACAGCATATGAAGGGCAATATGAAGGAGAAGCAGCCATCTGGTTGAAAGCTGGCCGTTATGAGGCAGCTATACTACCAGGTATCGGCGGCAATTTGATCTGTTTCCGAGATACCGAAAACGGTTACCGGTTCTTGCATGAACCGGGCGCAGAGGAAATGGAAGCCTTCAAGGCAAGTCCAGGCATCCATGGTATTCCTGTATTATTTCCTCCGAATCGTTATGAAGATGGTAAATTTCCATGGAATGGTCAAACTTATCAACTCCCAGTAAATGAAGTCGCAACGGGCAACCATTTACACGGATTTTTACATACGGCAGCTTGGGAAGTGGAAGAGTTTGGTAGCGGGAAGACGGAAAGCTTCGTAACCGTATTCATCAAAGTGGATGAGAATCATCCTTCTTATCAATATTTGCCGTTTAAATACACAATGAAACTACGTTATACCCTTGGTGAAGGTGGCTTATCTCAACAGGTGCAAGTGCACAATGATGGTGATGATGTGATGCCTTGCTTGCTGGCATTCCATACCGCAATTAATGCACCATTCGCACCGGGTAGCACTCCACAAGATTATCTTGTAAAAGCTACCATCGGTAATCGCTGGGAACTGAATGACCGTATGCTTCCGACTGGTAAATTCCAAGAGCTGGAGCCGGGAGAAACTCAGCTTCGTGATGAAGGTGTGAATCCTTATTTTGCTTCGATGGACAACCATTACACGGCTGTTGCTCAGAACGGGCGTAACCGGATGGAGCTTACGGACAGCAAAGCTGGTGTAACTTTAGTTTATGATGTAGGGACTTCGTACAAGCAGTGGATGATCTGGAATAATGGTGCTTCTGAACAGTTCTTCTGCCCTGAACCGCAAATCAACCTGGTGAATGCGCCAATGGTAGATCTGCCAGCAGATGAGATCGGCTTGTTCAGCCTCAAACCAGGCGAATATTGGGAAGAAAGCAGTCGTCTGTATGTGAAATAGGATAATCGTGAATCATCAGATGTGATAAAGAAAGGGCAGTCTAATCGTAGTTTTCTACGAATAGACTGCCCTTTAACCTTTGAATTAGGAGCTGGACTTTATTTTTTGCTAGCTATTTCTTCATTAATCTGCTCGATAATATCTAGTATACTCTTGGAGCCAAGATCTCCTTCGCCGCGTTTTCTTACGGATACATTGCCAGAGTTCTTCTCATTCTCACCAAGTACGAGCATGTAAGGAGCTTTTTCCAGCTGAGCTTCACGAATTTTGTATCCTAGCTTCTCATTTCGGATATCAACCTCTACACGAATCCCAGCTTGTTCTAAAGATTGTTTCACCTGAAATGCATAATCAACGTAGTTCTCAGAGACGGGCAATAACTTCGCTTGAACCGGTGCCAGCCATAGCGGGAATGCTCCTGCATAATGCTCCGTAATAATCCCCATAAAACGATCAATCGACCCATAAACAGCGCGATGAATTACGACCGGGCGGTGCTTAAGATTATCTTCCCCGATGTAAGTAAGATCGAATTTCTCTGGCATTTGCCAATCTAGTTGGATGGTCCCACATTGCCAGCTTCGTTTTAGCGCATCTAAGATATGAAAATCAATCTTAGGTCCGTAGAACGCGCCATCACCTTCATTCACACGATACTCGATCCCGAGATTGTTTAATACATTTTGCAGAGATTGTTCAGCCTGATCCCATAATTCTTCAGATCCCATATAATCTGCCGGACGAGTTGATAATTCAATTCTATACTCAAAGCCAAACACTCCATAAATATGGTCAATCAGTGAGATTACCCGGCTTATTTCATCCTCAATTTGCTCTGGTAAAACGAAGAGGTGGGCATCATCCTGACAGAAAGTACGAACTCTCATCATCCCGTTAAGTGCGCCAGAATATTCGTGGCGATGTACTTGACCGAATTCCGCAATACGGATAGGCAGCTCTCGGTAGGAATGCAGATTATTTTTGTAGATCAACATATGTCCCGGGCAGTTCATCGGTTTAAGGGCAAATGTTGTTTCGTCTACATTTGTGAAGTACATATTGTCTTTGTAGTGATCCCAGTGCCCGGATTGTTCCCAAAGCCGATTGTTCATCATCAGCGGTGTACGAACTTCATCGTACTCTCTCTGTCTTTGTAATTCACGGGCAAAGTTTTCAAGCTCTGTACGGATTGTCATTCCCTTGGGAAGATAGAAGGGCATACCTGGTGCTTCTTCAGAGAACATGAACAATTCCAGTTCCTTGCCGAGCTTACGATGATCACGTTTTTTAGCTTCTTCAAGAAAGAGCAAGTGGTCTTCAAGCTGAGCTTTCTTAGGAAAAGCAGTTCCGTAAATGCGTTGCAGCATTTTATTATTGGAATCTCCACGCCAGTAGGCTCCAGCTACATTTAACAGCTTAAAGGCTTTGATCAAGCCAGTAGAGGGAAGATGTGGACCTCGGCATAGATCCGAGAATTCACCTTGATCATAAATAGATAATACTGTGTCTTCCGGCAGATCACGAATAAGCTCCAGCTTTAAGGGCTCGTTCATCTCTTCAAAAAGCTTGATTGCTTCAGTGCGTGAAACGACACGGCGGACAATCGGGTGATTCTCTTGAATAATTCTCGCCATCTCTTGTTCGATTGCAACAAGGTCATCCGTGGATAAAGGTGACTCAATATCAATGTCATAATAGAAACCGTCTTCGATTACTGGCCCTATGCCAAGCCGGACACCCTTATCTCCATATATACGTTTTATGGCTTGTGCCATGATATGTGCTGTACTGTGTCTATAAATTTCCAGGCCGTCTTTGCTATCCAACGTAACAATTTCGAGCTGGCAATCATGTTCGATCGGTTGGTTTAAGTCAACGGATCTGCCATCAATTTTTCCAGCTACAGCACTTTTTTTCAGACTGGTACTTATGGCACCTGCTGCTTCTTTAATCGTCGTTCCTTGCAGTACCTCTCTAATTGTTCCGTTTTGCAGTGTTACCTTGATCTCCATGATTGTTAGCCTCCATTTCTCAAAAATTGTTAGTGGTGAACGCAAAAAAACGCATCTCTCCCAGAAAGGGACGAGTGCGTTCAGCTCGTGGTTCCACCCTAATTTGACCTATCACAAGGATAGGACCTCATTGGTATCCGATATCGGGGATAAATCGGTGTCACATACTACCGCGAAATTTGGATCAACGGATTCAGCGCCACAGCTACAAAGGGGTAACTTCACAATCGTTTACTGGAGAAGCTTTCAGCCTGGACCTCTCTCTCTGGACAGTTCGTATAGGAAATCATGTCTTTGATCATTGCCATATGATGTTGCTCGTTCATAGTACTCAATTGCACACCATAAAGTCAAGAGGGAAAAACCCAGAAGTAGAGGATCTTTTTATTTATGGTCATCATTTGCGTATTGGCAAAGGAGATGAAGTACTCATTGGCGAAAGTATGATATCAACCCATTTAAGGAGGTTTGATATGCAGATTCTCGCTATGCTGACTATGCTAATCGACCATATTGGCTATATCTTTTTTCCAGAGGATATTGCTTGGAGATATGTAGGGAGAATAGCCTTTCCCATTTACTGTTACGGACTTGTGCAGGGACATATCCATACTTCATCCAGACCAAAATATTTGTTCCGACTGCTCATAATCGCTATTATTGCTCAGATTCCATACAATTTTGCAATTAATCCTGGCGGATGGAATGTTGTATTTACACTTCTGTTATCGGCAATCGTTTTGGTTATTTTGGATAAGCTTCCCACTCTATGGCTTGGTATACCTGTTGTCATTGGGGCTATCGCGTTAATGGATTATTTCCCTATAGACTATAATGCGTATGGTCTCCTATTAGTATTAATCTTCCGTTATACGAAGTCATACTGGCTTGTCGGAGCTCATTTAGCACTGAATGTATTCTATATGTTCTATAATTTTTGGACAGTGCAAATGCTTAGTATTATACCTACGCTGTTGATTGCTTTGACGCCTGCACTATGGGGATATTTAGAGCGTCACCGGGTGCCACGCTGGGTGTGGTGGTCTTTTTATCCAGCACATTTATTGATTTTGGGCATATTCAAGGGTCTGATTTACAATGATTGGCTTTCTATTGAATGGCGAAGTTTGTTGAATTTATAGTATTTTTACAATAATTAATACTTTGATTTACAAATGTTACCTTTGCTGAGATAATGGATTGATTTCAAAAAAATCTTAAAAAAGGAGACTTGCTATGAGGAGAATGAAAGCTAAGGCAAAATGGTTTATTCCTTTTGTCGCACTGCTGCTTGTTCTGGCCGGTTGTCAATCGGTTGGAGGTTTCGATGTTAATAAGGCATTGATCGGGGATGTCGATGTTAAATCATCAGAATCCAGCATGACGTTTTCTATGAACGCTGAGCCTTCAGAAGGAATTAGCGCAGAAGATAAGGAAATGGTCGATCTCATAAATTCTTTTTCCGTGAGTATCAGTAATGCAAAGTTACAAGAGAATGGTAATGTATCTGCAAATGGAACGATCGGCTATAAACAATTGAATATTCCTTTCGCATTGTTTATGGACAAACAAACTTTAGTCTTTACTGTTGAAGGAGCAAAACAACCGTTTTACTTCCCAATTCAAGGCTATGATGAGGTTTTTGCTGAAGTCGGTTTGGATCTGACTAAAGCTGAGGATCTTAGTAAGCTGCTAACGAAGTTTGTGGTGAAGAATCTTCCGAATCCAAGCGCAATTAGCGTAACACCAGTTAGTGAGGCTGTGTATGGTCAGCAAGTGAATATGACGAAGTTACATACCGAAGTGACGGGTGATGAGCTTCCAGCTTTGTTAAAAGGATTCCTGAAATCGATCTCTAAAGATACTGAAGGCTTTACAGAATTGGTTGGTGGTCTGTACGACTATCTGTACCCAGTGATCAAAGCTATGGACGAAAAAGGCTCCGGTGATTTGCGGAATCTTGGTTTTGGAGATATCCCT
This Paenibacillus sp. FSL R5-0345 DNA region includes the following protein-coding sequences:
- a CDS encoding TraX family protein; translated protein: MDQRIQRHSYKGVTSQSFTGEAFSLDLSLWTVRIGNHVFDHCHMMLLVHSTQLHTIKSRGKNPEVEDLFIYGHHLRIGKGDEVLIGESMISTHLRRFDMQILAMLTMLIDHIGYIFFPEDIAWRYVGRIAFPIYCYGLVQGHIHTSSRPKYLFRLLIIAIIAQIPYNFAINPGGWNVVFTLLLSAIVLVILDKLPTLWLGIPVVIGAIALMDYFPIDYNAYGLLLVLIFRYTKSYWLVGAHLALNVFYMFYNFWTVQMLSIIPTLLIALTPALWGYLERHRVPRWVWWSFYPAHLLILGIFKGLIYNDWLSIEWRSLLNL
- the thrS gene encoding threonine--tRNA ligase, translating into MEIKVTLQNGTIREVLQGTTIKEAAGAISTSLKKSAVAGKIDGRSVDLNQPIEHDCQLEIVTLDSKDGLEIYRHSTAHIMAQAIKRIYGDKGVRLGIGPVIEDGFYYDIDIESPLSTDDLVAIEQEMARIIQENHPIVRRVVSRTEAIKLFEEMNEPLKLELIRDLPEDTVLSIYDQGEFSDLCRGPHLPSTGLIKAFKLLNVAGAYWRGDSNNKMLQRIYGTAFPKKAQLEDHLLFLEEAKKRDHRKLGKELELFMFSEEAPGMPFYLPKGMTIRTELENFARELQRQREYDEVRTPLMMNNRLWEQSGHWDHYKDNMYFTNVDETTFALKPMNCPGHMLIYKNNLHSYRELPIRIAEFGQVHRHEYSGALNGMMRVRTFCQDDAHLFVLPEQIEDEISRVISLIDHIYGVFGFEYRIELSTRPADYMGSEELWDQAEQSLQNVLNNLGIEYRVNEGDGAFYGPKIDFHILDALKRSWQCGTIQLDWQMPEKFDLTYIGEDNLKHRPVVIHRAVYGSIDRFMGIITEHYAGAFPLWLAPVQAKLLPVSENYVDYAFQVKQSLEQAGIRVEVDIRNEKLGYKIREAQLEKAPYMLVLGENEKNSGNVSVRKRGEGDLGSKSILDIIEQINEEIASKK
- a CDS encoding MgtC/SapB family protein, translated to MDFHIESLIKLLVAMLFGLFIGIDRQIKQKPLGIRTSMVISIASCLVTVVSIHAFDKFAGPEHPNMDPMRLAAQIVSGIGFLGAGVILRRGGDAISGLTSAALIWTASGIGIAVGAGFYIEAAYAVILLMFAVNLVPHLIRSIGPEVLNKHEVSVRIIMEANFVLTEVIQKIERPQVSTQRSTRSPSRAIRRMKIKDLEDGRQMIDMVISAPDKDYATEIYYDVKKIDHVMSVEVEQL
- a CDS encoding aldose 1-epimerase, producing MSITAYEGQYEGEAAIWLKAGRYEAAILPGIGGNLICFRDTENGYRFLHEPGAEEMEAFKASPGIHGIPVLFPPNRYEDGKFPWNGQTYQLPVNEVATGNHLHGFLHTAAWEVEEFGSGKTESFVTVFIKVDENHPSYQYLPFKYTMKLRYTLGEGGLSQQVQVHNDGDDVMPCLLAFHTAINAPFAPGSTPQDYLVKATIGNRWELNDRMLPTGKFQELEPGETQLRDEGVNPYFASMDNHYTAVAQNGRNRMELTDSKAGVTLVYDVGTSYKQWMIWNNGASEQFFCPEPQINLVNAPMVDLPADEIGLFSLKPGEYWEESSRLYVK